The genomic DNA TGATCCGTGCGGTCGAGAAGTTCGACTACACCAAGGGCTACAAGTTCTCGACCTACGCGACCTGGTGGATCCGTCAGGCGATCACCCGCGCGATGGCCGACCAGGCACGCACCATCCGCATCCCGGTGCACATGGTCGAGGTCATCAACAAGCTCGCCCGCGTGCAGCGCCAGATGCTGCAGGACCTGGGACGCGAGCCCACGCCCGAGGAGCTCGCCAAGGAGCTCGACATGACCCCGGAGAAGGTCGTCGAGGTCCAGAAGTACGGTCGCGAGCCGATCTCGCTGCACACGCCCCTGGGCGAGGACGGCGACTCCGAGTTCGGTGACCTCATCGAGGACTCCGAGGCCGTCGTACCCGCGGACGCCGTGAGCTTCACGCTCCTGCAGGAGCAGCTGCACTCGGTCCTGGACACGCTGTCCGAGCGCGAGGCCGGTGTGGTGTCCATGCGCTTCGGTCTGACCGACGGTCAGCCCAAGACCCTCGACGAGATCGGCAAGGTCTACGGCGTGACGCGCGAGCGGATCCGCCAGATCGAGTCCAAGACGATGAGCAAGCTGCGTCACCCGTCGCGTAGCCAGGTCCTGCGCGACTACCTCGACTGACGAGTCACACACAGCAGCGCCCGGTTCCCGCAGGGGAGCCGGGCGCTGCTGCGTACGGGTCGGTCAGTCGCCGCGTCGGCGGTCCCACCAGGCGCCGGGCGCACCGACTGCGCGGCGGACGAGGTCGGCGACGACCCGGCGGCCGGTCCGCGGGGTGAGCGCTGCCGAGGTACGGGTCGGCCACGACGCGTTGCTGCGTACCTCGCGCAGGATGCGGTCGGCGTCGCCGTGCAGCGTGCGCGTCTCGTCCGACGGCGGCGCGTAGCGGGCGGCCTCGAGCGTGCGTACGGCCCGGTGCAGTGCGGCGCGACCCTCGCCTCCCAGCGTGGCCTGGTGACGGTAGTGCTGCTCGATCTGCCGCGGTGTGCGGCCGTGCGGAGCCTGGACGCCGAGGTCGTCCAGGCGGGACTGCAGCGCCTGCCACTCGCCCTCGACCTGCTCGCGCGGGTCGGAGGCGGTGCGCAACGGCTGGTCGCGCCGCCACCGGGCCGCCAGCGGGAGCACGACAGCACCCATCGCGCCGGCGACCAGGACCAGCAGGGTCCACCAGAGTCGACTGTCCTGCAGGACTGACTTCTCGGGGGCCGCCGGCGGGGCGGCCTGCGTCGTCGTGGGTGCGACTGCGGAGGTGGTCGGTGCTGTCGAGGTCGCGGTGTCCGTCGGTTCGTCCTCCTCGCGACCGGCGCCGGTCGAGCCGGCATCGGTCGACGGTGTGGCGTACGCCGGGACGGTGCCGGACCGCACGCCGGGCGTGGGTTCGAAGCGGGTCCAGCCGAGGCCGGGGAAGTAGAGCTCGGGCCAGGCGTGGGCGTCGGACTGGCGCACCTCGTAGGTGGCGCCCTCGGCCACGCCGGAGAGGAAGCCGACGGCCAGCCGAGCGGGGATGCCCTGCGACCGGGCCATCATCACCATGGCGGTCGCGAACTGGGTGCAGTAGCCCTGACGGGTCTGCAGGAAGTTGCTGATCGGGTCCAGGCGCTGGCCGTCAACCGTCTGGGTCGGCTTGAGCGTCAAGGAGTAGGTGAAGCGCGAGGGGTCGCGCAGCCAGTCCTGGATCTTGACCGCCTTGGTGAAGTCGCTGTCACCAGGGCGGACGACGTCGGCCGTGGTGGTGCGGACGCGCTCGGACGAGGACGGGTCGACCGCGAGCGTGGCGGGTGCGACGCCGGCGTCCCCGGCGCGCGGGCTCGTCGGGCGGGCGTTGGCGCGCAGGGTGGTGTAGGTGATGGTGTAGCGATCCGGGCGCTCGGACACCCGTGGCATCGCGGCCCCGGGCTCGTACGTCCACGCGGTCCCGCCGAAGTCCGCGGACGTGACCGGCCACGGGACCGCGACGTACGGCGAGTCGACACCGTTGGCCGTGACCTGGCTGCGGTAGAGCGTCTGCGGCTGAGCGCCGAGACCCTCAGGGGCGGGGAGCCGCTCCTGGTTGGCACCGGGGCGCTCGCGCGGGGGATCGTCGTGGACCCAGTCGCCGCCGGAGTACAGCGACATCGACAACGCCCTCAGCGGCGGGGGCTCGGGGTCGTTGGTGGTGTAGCTGAGGACGGGGTCCTGGTTGCGGCTGCGCAGGTTCTGGGTGAGGTCCAGGCGGTCGGAGAAGCCCACCGACCCCACGCCGCTGCCGTTGCCCGACGTGGATCGCGCAAGCCCGTCGGAGATGTAGCGCGGCGGCAGGTGCGGGATGAACGCAGGCAGGACCACGGCCAGGGCCACCGTGGCGATGCCGATGCCGCGTGCGACTGAGGAGTAGCCGGCGAGGCCGAGTCGGTCCTCGATGCGCTCGGGCTGGCGGGCGTACGCCTCGGCGGAGGACCACCGCCGCATGAGCTGCAGGCCGCCGCGGGCGAGCATCAGCAGCCAGGCGGCGGCGAGCGCGACGAAGTAGACCGGGTTGAGCGCCGATCCTGTGTTGGACGTCGAGAGGAGGAACAGCGCCAGCAGCGGGAGCCCGGCGACGGCCGGCATGCGGAGCGAGACCGCGAGCACGTCGACGAGGACGCCGATGAGCGGGACGATCAGCGTCAGTGCGAAGACGACACCGGGCGTCGCGGGCGCGGGTGCGGCGTACTGCGACAGCGTGTCAGCAGCGCCCGCGAACAGGTCGCCGATCGCGCCGGGGAGGTCGGCCCAGCGTCCCGGGGCGAGGTGGTCTCCGAGGTGAAGCGCCAGCGTCCCGAGCAGGACGGCGGCCACCTGGACGCACGCGACGAGCGTGCGACCCAGGCCGAGAGCGCGGCCGCCCATGCCGAGGGCCATCTGGACGAGGACGAGCACGGGGACGGGCCGGACCCACTGCCCGCCGATCAGCAGGGTGGTGATGGGCCAGGACGCGATGAGGACCGCCAGCGCGGCGAAAGCGCTCTCGGTGCCCCGTGCACGGCTCATCGCGCACCCACCGCGAACGTGCCCGACCGGGTCAGGCTCTCCCAGGCGTGGCGTGCGGTGATCCCCGAGGTGACGGGTACGACGCGCCAGCCGGCGGACCCGAGCAGCTCGCAGTGGGCGACTGCCACGGGCCCCGTCGTACGCCGTCCCTCACCGATCGCCGACGCGTCCAGGACCATGGCCAACGACGAGGTGCCGGGCTGACGCAGGCCGGCGAGGTCGCTCACGCTGCGGTCGTCGAGGTTGCTGACCGCTGCAACCAGGCTCCCGCCGCGCTCGGTCACGCCGTGCGCGGCCTGGACGAGCTGGTCGTGCTCACGGTCGGTGCCGAGATCGGCGACGGCGAGGATGTCGACCACCTCGGCGGCCGAGCGTGGTTGGTCGACAGTGCCGTCCAGGAGGGTCTCGCGCGCCGCGAGGTGCAGGGTGTAGCCGTTCTGGTCGAGCTGGACCGCGATGGAGGCGATCGCGCTGACGGCCCACTCGAACGAGCTGTGCGAGCCGCTGCCCGAGTGCCCTTCGCGCCGGGAGTCCAGCAGGAGCACTGCCGAACGACGTGCGGGCCGGTCCTCCTGGCGCACCATCATCTCGCCGCGGTGAGCGGTGGCCGGCCAGTGGACCTTCCGCAGGTCGTCGCCGTCGTGGTAGGCGCGGATGCTGACGTCCTCCTCACCGTGCAGCGCGACCATCTGCGGCGTCTCGCCCTCGTTGCCGAGGCCCGACCCGGGTGGGCGGCCGCCACCGAGCTCCTCGATGCGGGGGAGGACCACGACCTCGCCGACGGACTGCACGATCAGGTCGACGTGGGTGAGCCCGAACGGGTCCTGCTGCTGCAGTGCGATCGGGCCGAGCTCGTGGCGGCCGCGGGCGTGGCAGCGCACGCGGTAGGTCAGGCGGCGTCGCGCACCGGACTCCAGGCGGGGGAGCAGGAACCGGGGCCGGTCGCCGAGGACGTAGGCGATCCGCTCCTCGGCGAGGTAGAGCGGCGTGGACTTCTCACCGAGGTTGGCGAAGTCGACGGTCACCTCGGCACGCTCGTCGGGCTGCAGCCGTGACGGCGAGACCGTGCGTTCGATGCCGAGGCGTGGTGGCCGCCGCCTCGCGAGCAGCCGGGCGATCAGCGGCAGCGCGGCCAGCAGCACCCCGATCCGGGTGATGTCGGGGAAGCCGAGCAGGACTCCGCCGAGCACGAGGGTGATGCCACAGGTGAGCAGTGCGCGCCCGCGCCCGGTCAGGGTGCGGGGTCGGTCCTCGCTCATCGCTCAGCGTGTGCCGGTCGGCACCGGCACGCGGCGTACGAGGTCGTGTAGCACGTCGGCCGTCGTCCGGTGAGCCATCTGCGTCTCGGCGCTCGGGAGCACACGGTGGGCGAGGACGGGGGTGACCAGGGCGGCGACGTCCTCGGGGATGACGTGGTCGCGGCCCTCGAGTGCTGCGTGGGCCCGCGATGCCCGCAGCAGCTGCAGGCCGGCACGCGGCGACGCGCCGAGCCGCAGCGCTGAGGAGGAGCGGGTCGCCGACACGAGGTCGACGATGTACTGGCGCAGCCCTGGGCTGGTGTGCAGCGTCGTCACGTGGTCGGCGAGGCGTTGCACGGTGCTCGCGTCGGTGACGGGTCGAAGGGTCTCCAGCGGTGAGCGGCCACCGTGGGTGTCGAGCATGTCGAGCTCGGCGCCCGCGGTGGGGTAGCCCATCGAGATGCGCGCCATGAACCGGTCGCGCTGGGCCTCGGGCAGCGGGAACGTGCCCTCCATCTCGATGGGGTTCTGGGTCGCCATGACCATGAACGGCCGGCGTAGGTCGTACGTCGTGCCGTCGACGGTGACCTGCCCCTCCTCCATGCACTCCAGGAGCGCCGACTGAGTCTTGGGCGAGGCGCGGTTGATCTCGTCGCCGACGACGATGTTGGCGAAGATCGCGCCGGGCCGGAACTCGAAGCCGCGGGAGTCCTGGTTGAACACACTCACGCCGGTGATGTCGCTGGGCAGCAGGTCGGGCGTGAACTGGATGCGGCGCATCGGGCAGTCGATCGAGCGTGCGAGCGCCTTGGCGAGCATCGTCTTGCCGACGCCGGGGA from Luteipulveratus halotolerans includes the following:
- a CDS encoding AAA family ATPase, whose amino-acid sequence is MHSGLETETSARRGGTSLEELRTVAGDIHRAVSSVIEGKGDVVRTAVTVLLAEGHLLIEDVPGVGKTMLAKALARSIDCPMRRIQFTPDLLPSDITGVSVFNQDSRGFEFRPGAIFANIVVGDEINRASPKTQSALLECMEEGQVTVDGTTYDLRRPFMVMATQNPIEMEGTFPLPEAQRDRFMARISMGYPTAGAELDMLDTHGGRSPLETLRPVTDASTVQRLADHVTTLHTSPGLRQYIVDLVSATRSSSALRLGASPRAGLQLLRASRAHAALEGRDHVIPEDVAALVTPVLAHRVLPSAETQMAHRTTADVLHDLVRRVPVPTGTR
- a CDS encoding DUF58 domain-containing protein — encoded protein: MSEDRPRTLTGRGRALLTCGITLVLGGVLLGFPDITRIGVLLAALPLIARLLARRRPPRLGIERTVSPSRLQPDERAEVTVDFANLGEKSTPLYLAEERIAYVLGDRPRFLLPRLESGARRRLTYRVRCHARGRHELGPIALQQQDPFGLTHVDLIVQSVGEVVVLPRIEELGGGRPPGSGLGNEGETPQMVALHGEEDVSIRAYHDGDDLRKVHWPATAHRGEMMVRQEDRPARRSAVLLLDSRREGHSGSGSHSSFEWAVSAIASIAVQLDQNGYTLHLAARETLLDGTVDQPRSAAEVVDILAVADLGTDREHDQLVQAAHGVTERGGSLVAAVSNLDDRSVSDLAGLRQPGTSSLAMVLDASAIGEGRRTTGPVAVAHCELLGSAGWRVVPVTSGITARHAWESLTRSGTFAVGAR
- a CDS encoding transglutaminase family protein, whose translation is MSRARGTESAFAALAVLIASWPITTLLIGGQWVRPVPVLVLVQMALGMGGRALGLGRTLVACVQVAAVLLGTLALHLGDHLAPGRWADLPGAIGDLFAGAADTLSQYAAPAPATPGVVFALTLIVPLIGVLVDVLAVSLRMPAVAGLPLLALFLLSTSNTGSALNPVYFVALAAAWLLMLARGGLQLMRRWSSAEAYARQPERIEDRLGLAGYSSVARGIGIATVALAVVLPAFIPHLPPRYISDGLARSTSGNGSGVGSVGFSDRLDLTQNLRSRNQDPVLSYTTNDPEPPPLRALSMSLYSGGDWVHDDPPRERPGANQERLPAPEGLGAQPQTLYRSQVTANGVDSPYVAVPWPVTSADFGGTAWTYEPGAAMPRVSERPDRYTITYTTLRANARPTSPRAGDAGVAPATLAVDPSSSERVRTTTADVVRPGDSDFTKAVKIQDWLRDPSRFTYSLTLKPTQTVDGQRLDPISNFLQTRQGYCTQFATAMVMMARSQGIPARLAVGFLSGVAEGATYEVRQSDAHAWPELYFPGLGWTRFEPTPGVRSGTVPAYATPSTDAGSTGAGREEDEPTDTATSTAPTTSAVAPTTTQAAPPAAPEKSVLQDSRLWWTLLVLVAGAMGAVVLPLAARWRRDQPLRTASDPREQVEGEWQALQSRLDDLGVQAPHGRTPRQIEQHYRHQATLGGEGRAALHRAVRTLEAARYAPPSDETRTLHGDADRILREVRSNASWPTRTSAALTPRTGRRVVADLVRRAVGAPGAWWDRRRGD